One genomic window of Desmospora activa DSM 45169 includes the following:
- a CDS encoding manganese catalase family protein, with product MWVYEKKLQYPVRVSKCDPRMAKYLIEQYGGADGELAAALRYLNQRYTLPEKVIGLVNDIGTEELAHLEMIATMVYKLTKDATPEQMKEAGLGDHYADHDKALYFHNAAGNPFSATYFTAKGDPIADLYEDIAAEEKARATYQWLINMTDDTDLIDSLTFLREREIVHSQRFREAVELIKEDREQKKMF from the coding sequence TTGTGGGTTTATGAAAAGAAATTGCAATACCCTGTACGCGTTAGCAAATGCGATCCCCGGATGGCAAAATATCTGATTGAACAGTATGGAGGGGCGGACGGAGAATTGGCCGCTGCTCTACGCTATCTCAACCAGCGTTACACCTTACCGGAAAAGGTGATCGGACTGGTCAACGACATTGGAACAGAAGAGCTGGCCCATCTTGAAATGATTGCAACCATGGTTTATAAACTGACCAAAGACGCCACACCTGAACAGATGAAAGAGGCTGGATTGGGGGACCATTACGCTGACCACGACAAAGCTCTTTACTTCCATAACGCCGCCGGCAACCCTTTCTCCGCCACTTACTTCACCGCCAAAGGAGACCCGATCGCCGATCTGTATGAAGATATTGCTGCGGAAGAAAAAGCGCGCGCTACTTACCAATGGCTGATCAATATGACCGACGATACCGACCTGATCGACAGCCTTACCTTTTTGCGGGAGCGGGAAATTGTTCATTCGCAACGGTTTCGGGAGGCTGTAGAGCTGATCAAGGAAGACCGGGAGCAGAAAAAGATGTTTTAA